In Alkalinema sp. FACHB-956, the following proteins share a genomic window:
- the crtD gene encoding C-3',4' desaturase CrtD, producing the protein MISPAKSIAVIGAGIGGLTAGALLAKRGYQVKIFDQAIVPGGCASTFQRRGFTFDVGATQVAGLEPGGIHHRIFTELGIDLPAATLCDPACVVWLPGEAEPIQMWRDRAQWQAERQRQFPGSEPFWQLLNTLFEASWKFQGRDPVLPPRNLWDLGQLLQALRPDTLITAPFALSTVGDALKWFGLYDDRRLRTFLDVQLKLYSQVNADETALLYAATALAVSQEPYGLWHLQGSLQVLSDRLTTALETHGGSLHLRHTVEAIHTNGTQATGITVRNQKTGETWLEPADHIVANVTVQDAVRLLGDRAPAGYRQRVNQLTDPSGAFVVYLGVDQAAIPKSCPPHLQFLYDYNGPIGENNSLFVSVSKPGDGRAPEGKATLIASSFVDATPWWALKDQPEAYQARKQAYTDTAIARLAQHFDLEGTIVYQEAATPLTFWRYTARQKGFVGGVGMRLSTFGPFGFANRTPVPHLWLVGDSTHPGEGTAGVSYSALTVARQIAAEN; encoded by the coding sequence ATGATAAGTCCCGCAAAATCCATTGCAGTCATCGGAGCCGGAATCGGAGGCTTAACCGCCGGTGCATTGCTGGCAAAACGGGGCTATCAGGTCAAAATTTTCGATCAGGCGATCGTGCCCGGTGGCTGTGCATCCACCTTCCAGCGGCGGGGCTTCACCTTTGATGTCGGAGCCACCCAAGTCGCTGGATTGGAACCGGGCGGCATTCACCATCGCATCTTTACGGAACTCGGCATCGATCTCCCCGCCGCCACCCTCTGCGATCCGGCCTGTGTCGTCTGGCTACCGGGCGAGGCAGAACCGATCCAAATGTGGCGCGATCGGGCGCAATGGCAAGCCGAACGCCAACGGCAATTTCCCGGCAGCGAACCCTTCTGGCAATTGCTCAACACCTTATTTGAAGCCAGTTGGAAGTTCCAAGGCCGCGATCCAGTTCTGCCCCCCCGCAACCTGTGGGATCTGGGCCAACTCCTGCAAGCCCTCCGCCCCGACACCTTAATCACCGCCCCCTTTGCCCTGTCCACCGTAGGCGATGCGCTGAAATGGTTCGGCCTGTATGACGATCGGCGCTTGCGAACCTTCCTCGATGTCCAACTCAAGCTCTATTCCCAGGTCAACGCCGACGAAACCGCCCTCCTCTACGCTGCCACTGCGTTAGCGGTTTCCCAGGAACCCTACGGACTCTGGCATTTGCAGGGCAGTTTGCAAGTCCTCAGCGATCGTCTCACCACCGCCCTGGAAACCCACGGGGGCAGTCTGCACCTGCGCCACACCGTCGAAGCCATCCACACCAACGGCACCCAGGCCACCGGCATCACCGTCCGCAATCAAAAAACCGGGGAAACTTGGCTCGAACCCGCCGATCACATTGTGGCCAACGTGACGGTTCAAGACGCCGTGCGACTGCTGGGCGATCGGGCCCCGGCGGGCTACCGTCAGCGGGTCAACCAACTCACCGATCCTTCGGGAGCCTTCGTCGTCTACCTGGGCGTGGATCAAGCGGCCATCCCCAAGAGTTGCCCACCCCACCTGCAATTCCTGTACGACTACAACGGCCCGATCGGAGAAAATAACTCCCTCTTTGTCTCCGTCAGCAAACCAGGGGATGGCCGTGCGCCGGAGGGCAAAGCCACGCTGATCGCTTCATCCTTCGTCGATGCCACCCCTTGGTGGGCCTTGAAAGATCAACCCGAAGCCTACCAAGCCCGCAAACAGGCGTATACCGACACCGCGATCGCCCGACTGGCCCAGCATTTTGACCTAGAAGGCACGATCGTCTATCAAGAAGCTGCCACCCCCCTGACCTTTTGGCGCTACACCGCACGACAGAAGGGTTTCGTGGGAGGCGTGGGGATGCGGTTATCGACCTTTGGCCCCTTTGGCTTTGCCAATCGCACCCCTGTCCCGCACCTCTGGCTCGTGGGTGACTCCACCCATCCCGGCGAAGGTACCGCAGGCGTCAGTTACTCTGCCTTGACGGTCGCGCGGCAAATTGCAGCTGAAAATTAA